The Hymenobacter sp. DG01 genome has a segment encoding these proteins:
- a CDS encoding RNA polymerase sigma factor: METTAALRQALLADRARTLTHLYQYTFPMVRRYVQQHGGTAQDAKDVFHDALIAFYEKVVGETLLLSASASTYLVAVCRNLWRQELSRRTRQPLVSLADEHAEVAEAELADQPTLSVLEQVERLGERCKDILLAFYYFQQPLEQIAATHQYRTVRSATVQKFKCLERLRNSVRALVSTVTA, translated from the coding sequence ATGGAAACTACAGCAGCTTTGCGGCAGGCGCTTCTCGCGGACCGGGCACGAACCCTTACGCACCTCTACCAGTACACCTTCCCGATGGTGCGGCGCTACGTGCAGCAGCACGGCGGCACAGCCCAGGATGCCAAGGACGTATTTCATGATGCCCTTATTGCCTTCTACGAGAAGGTAGTAGGCGAAACGCTCTTACTGTCTGCTTCGGCCAGTACCTATTTGGTGGCCGTGTGCCGCAACCTATGGCGGCAGGAGTTGAGTCGCCGCACCCGGCAGCCGCTTGTTTCCCTTGCCGACGAACACGCGGAGGTAGCGGAAGCCGAATTGGCAGATCAGCCCACGCTTTCGGTGCTGGAGCAGGTGGAGCGGCTAGGCGAGCGGTGCAAGGATATTCTCCTGGCTTTCTACTACTTCCAGCAGCCGCTGGAGCAGATTGCGGCCACGCACCAATACCGCACGGTGCGCTCAGCTACGGTACAGAAGTTTAAGTGCCTGGAGCGTCTGCGCAACTCCGTTCGGGCCCTAGTATCCACGGTTACTGCTTAG
- a CDS encoding alpha/beta hydrolase: MKALLWILSLGAALYVAVCLLLYFQQERLLFFPTRLAPNYRFQFPGRFEERWITTSDGTRLNGLLFRADSAHAKGLIFYLHGNGGALDSWGEVAPIYTRMGYDVFLLDYRGYGKSEGRITSQAQLLADVEAAYQQIGAHYSENQTVILGYSLGTGAAAWLAAQHHPKQLILQAPYPSMRAMARQHYPWVPGFIVRYPLHTDQVLPRMQAPIVIFHGDQDEVISCESALKLKTLLKPQDQFITLRGAGHNGMTDNPDYLAVIQEVLAKP, from the coding sequence ATGAAAGCTCTGCTGTGGATTCTGAGCTTGGGAGCCGCGCTATACGTAGCGGTCTGCCTGCTGCTGTATTTCCAGCAGGAGCGGCTACTGTTCTTCCCGACCCGACTGGCCCCGAACTACCGTTTTCAGTTTCCCGGCCGGTTTGAGGAGCGCTGGATTACCACGTCTGATGGTACCCGCCTCAATGGGTTGCTGTTCCGGGCCGATTCGGCACACGCGAAAGGCCTCATTTTCTACCTGCACGGCAATGGTGGGGCCTTGGATAGTTGGGGTGAGGTAGCACCTATCTACACGCGCATGGGCTACGATGTATTCCTGCTCGACTACCGGGGCTACGGCAAAAGCGAGGGCCGCATAACTAGTCAGGCGCAGCTGCTGGCCGATGTGGAAGCGGCTTACCAGCAGATAGGTGCGCACTACTCCGAAAACCAAACGGTTATCCTAGGCTATTCGCTGGGCACGGGCGCGGCGGCGTGGCTGGCCGCCCAGCACCACCCGAAACAACTAATTTTGCAGGCTCCCTACCCCAGCATGCGCGCCATGGCCCGACAGCACTATCCCTGGGTGCCAGGCTTTATTGTGCGCTACCCCCTGCACACCGACCAAGTGCTACCCCGCATGCAGGCGCCCATCGTCATCTTCCACGGCGACCAGGACGAGGTAATCAGCTGCGAATCAGCCCTGAAGCTAAAAACTCTACTGAAGCCTCAGGACCAGTTTATTACCCTGCGCGGCGCCGGCCATAATGGCATGACAGACAACCCCGACTACCTGGCTGTTATCCAAGAGGTCCTGGCAAAGCCGTAG
- the moaA gene encoding GTP 3',8-cyclase MoaA → MSAPVPSVLFDNHGRPLEYLRLAVTDRCNLRCFYCMPEEGIQYLPKQQLLTYEEMERLVAVMAGLGVRKVRLTGGEPFVRRDLVPFMSRLTEIPGIEELTLTTNGVLTAPHVPELARMGVKAVNLSLDTMDRARFASITRRDELPRVMDTFYALLAAGIRVKINAVVMDGQNTQDILPLAELTRDLPVDVRFIEEMPFNGGSHAATLPWNHTRIREHLALNLGELTPVATRPGDTASHYTVAGHQGRLGIIAAYSRTFCGTCNRIRLTAEGGLKTCLYDQGVLDIRALLRGGASDAELVAALTSAFRNRAANGFEAEQQRPLHQLSFESMSTIGG, encoded by the coding sequence ATGTCTGCTCCTGTACCGTCCGTTTTGTTTGATAACCACGGCCGCCCGCTGGAATACCTGCGCCTGGCCGTTACGGACCGCTGCAACCTGCGCTGCTTCTACTGCATGCCCGAGGAAGGCATTCAGTACCTGCCCAAGCAACAGCTGCTGACCTACGAGGAAATGGAGCGGCTGGTGGCGGTGATGGCCGGGCTGGGCGTGCGCAAGGTACGCCTGACGGGCGGGGAGCCCTTCGTGCGCCGCGACCTGGTGCCCTTCATGAGCCGGCTCACTGAAATTCCGGGCATCGAGGAATTGACTCTGACCACCAACGGCGTACTCACGGCGCCCCACGTACCGGAACTGGCCCGTATGGGCGTGAAAGCCGTGAACCTGAGTCTCGATACCATGGACCGGGCCCGCTTCGCCAGCATCACCCGCCGCGACGAGCTGCCGCGCGTCATGGACACGTTCTACGCCCTCTTGGCCGCTGGAATCCGAGTAAAAATCAACGCGGTGGTAATGGACGGGCAGAATACTCAGGACATTCTTCCCCTAGCTGAACTAACCCGCGACCTACCCGTGGATGTACGGTTCATTGAGGAAATGCCCTTTAACGGAGGCAGCCACGCCGCTACCCTTCCCTGGAACCACACCCGCATCCGGGAGCACCTGGCCCTGAACCTGGGTGAGCTGACGCCGGTAGCCACCCGTCCCGGCGACACGGCCTCGCACTACACCGTAGCCGGCCACCAGGGCCGCCTGGGCATTATTGCGGCTTACTCGCGCACCTTCTGCGGCACCTGCAACCGCATCCGCCTCACGGCTGAAGGTGGCCTCAAAACCTGCCTCTACGACCAGGGCGTGCTCGACATCCGGGCCCTGCTGCGCGGCGGTGCCTCCGACGCCGAACTTGTAGCTGCCCTTACTTCCGCCTTCCGCAACCGCGCCGCCAACGGCTTCGAGGCCGAGCAGCAGCGACCCTTGCACCAGCTCAGCTTCGAGTCCATGAGCACGATTGGGGGGTAG
- a CDS encoding MoaD/ThiS family protein produces MNLKIALFGIAREIVGQSSLEVTAPEGQSVQALLAGLREQYPALGGLSSLAVAVNNEYAEEGTTLTERDEIALIPPVSGG; encoded by the coding sequence ATGAACTTGAAAATTGCTTTGTTCGGCATTGCCCGCGAAATCGTAGGGCAGTCGTCGCTGGAAGTTACGGCGCCCGAAGGCCAGTCGGTGCAAGCGCTGCTGGCGGGGCTGCGGGAGCAGTATCCGGCCCTGGGCGGCCTTTCCAGCCTGGCCGTAGCCGTAAACAACGAGTACGCCGAAGAAGGGACGACCCTCACGGAGCGCGACGAAATTGCCCTGATTCCGCCGGTAAGCGGGGGGTAG
- a CDS encoding molybdenum cofactor biosynthesis protein MoaE, translated as MIHIDLTDQPIDVAAALRTVEDDGAGAINTFIGAVRNKSTGRPVVRLEYEAYDSMALHQLRKVAEQAVEQWPMLKKVTVIHRKGTLYIGDVAVVVTVSTPHRAESFAACQYIIDTLKQVVTIWKKEFYEDGDVWVAAHP; from the coding sequence TTGATCCACATCGACTTAACCGACCAGCCCATTGACGTAGCCGCAGCCCTGCGCACGGTGGAAGACGATGGGGCCGGCGCCATCAACACGTTCATTGGCGCGGTGCGTAACAAAAGCACCGGCCGCCCCGTGGTGCGCCTGGAGTATGAGGCCTACGACAGCATGGCCCTGCACCAGCTCCGCAAAGTAGCAGAGCAGGCCGTGGAGCAGTGGCCGATGCTGAAGAAGGTTACCGTCATTCACCGCAAAGGCACCCTCTACATTGGCGACGTAGCCGTAGTAGTGACCGTGTCAACGCCCCACCGCGCCGAGAGCTTCGCCGCCTGCCAGTACATCATTGACACGCTGAAGCAGGTAGTAACCATCTGGAAGAAGGAGTTTTATGAAGACGGTGACGTGTGGGTAGCCGCGCATCCGTAA